One region of Gimesia sp. genomic DNA includes:
- a CDS encoding SGNH/GDSL hydrolase family protein → MKTLKLLPLLLLCLITFSQSALAEQDAKEAWQKLVRSPRFNKRPAFQYVKNNPQLPNVLLYGDSISIAYTDATREALKGKANVYRLYCNGGDSSSFIQKMKTMHATMQKDDLNDPWKFDWDVIHFNVGLHDLKYMNGKQLDRVNGTQAISPADYEKNLRAIIAYLKQLAPKAKLIFATTTPVPEGEPGRIAGDAAKYNQIALKVLKDYPEIAVDDLYAFTKPQHAQWWTKPGNVHFNTAGATAQGKEVARVIEQQLKPKQD, encoded by the coding sequence ATGAAAACGCTCAAACTGCTTCCGCTCCTGCTGCTCTGCCTGATCACCTTCTCACAGTCGGCCCTCGCCGAACAGGATGCCAAAGAAGCCTGGCAGAAACTGGTCCGCTCTCCTCGCTTCAACAAGCGCCCCGCATTCCAGTACGTCAAAAACAATCCTCAACTGCCGAATGTCCTGCTCTATGGAGATTCCATTTCCATCGCTTATACCGATGCCACTCGCGAGGCCCTCAAAGGCAAAGCCAACGTCTACCGCCTGTACTGCAACGGCGGCGATTCCTCTTCGTTTATTCAGAAGATGAAAACGATGCACGCCACCATGCAAAAAGACGACCTCAACGATCCCTGGAAATTTGACTGGGACGTGATTCACTTCAACGTCGGGCTGCACGACCTGAAGTACATGAATGGCAAACAGCTGGATCGGGTGAACGGCACCCAGGCGATTTCCCCCGCTGACTACGAAAAGAATCTAAGGGCCATCATCGCTTACCTCAAACAACTGGCCCCCAAAGCCAAACTGATTTTCGCAACGACCACACCCGTGCCCGAAGGAGAGCCGGGGCGGATCGCTGGTGACGCAGCGAAGTACAACCAGATCGCATTGAAGGTCCTCAAGGACTATCCCGAAATTGCCGTCGATGACCTGTATGCTTTCACAAAGCCGCAGCATGCCCAGTGGTGGACCAAACCGGGCAACGTGCACTTCAATACCGCCGGTGCCACCGCACAGGGGAAAGAGGTGGCCCGGGTCATCGAACAGCAACTCAAACCGAAACAGGATTAA
- a CDS encoding DUF1080 domain-containing protein — protein MCLTTPLTVSTAQADVGVSASAPSDAEILLDGSREMLDQKWTYWKGPRFGSSLPIKWKVVEDPIDKGTVIQSDDPAAAGGKFGAADIVTKQKYGDFRLHVEFLVMKPGGNSGVYLQNRYEIQILDGDKTKHGMGAVINKTESPYHAYNGTGKWNAYDVTFRAARFKDGKLVEKPLVTVYFNGKKVHENVTIDKVWGGANSGLDGGNDNGFGITDRPGGIKLQCEGHDVRFRNVWIKPLDLKTADTSFQK, from the coding sequence ATGTGTTTGACCACGCCTCTTACAGTATCTACCGCCCAGGCAGATGTGGGGGTCTCCGCCTCTGCTCCTTCCGATGCAGAAATCCTGCTGGATGGCAGTCGCGAAATGCTGGACCAGAAATGGACCTACTGGAAAGGCCCCCGCTTCGGTTCCTCGCTCCCCATCAAATGGAAAGTCGTCGAAGACCCGATCGACAAGGGTACGGTAATCCAGTCAGATGATCCGGCTGCAGCCGGGGGAAAATTCGGCGCGGCGGACATTGTCACCAAACAGAAATACGGCGACTTCCGTCTGCATGTCGAATTTCTGGTGATGAAACCAGGCGGCAACAGCGGCGTCTATCTGCAGAATCGCTATGAAATCCAGATCCTGGACGGCGACAAAACCAAACATGGAATGGGAGCCGTCATCAACAAAACCGAGTCTCCCTATCACGCTTACAATGGTACCGGCAAATGGAACGCTTACGACGTCACCTTTCGAGCCGCTCGCTTCAAAGATGGCAAGCTGGTTGAGAAGCCGCTGGTCACGGTCTACTTCAACGGCAAGAAAGTACACGAGAATGTCACCATCGACAAAGTCTGGGGCGGTGCGAATTCCGGTCTGGACGGTGGCAATGACAACGGTTTCGGCATCACCGACCGACCGGGCGGAATCAAGCTGCAGTGCGAAGGACACGACGTTCGTTTCCGGAACGTCTGGATCAAGCCCCTGGACCTGAAAACCGCCGACACCAGCTTCCAAAAGTAA
- a CDS encoding alkaline phosphatase D family protein — protein MRFYCLCCLLFVFGCEQSKPTTPAPVVEQGEAAPIPDEQQAGDHDAEAHTGEPLAGMGVMVGELTPDSALVQVRLTETDKLVDRDVKGTSGVVRFTLNPVAAKGGAEIKDNPQTIEAVADHDFIARAAFTGLAPGTKYECKTEIGKTAEHLHAGPVAHFETLPGPTLAEPVKFVVVTGMNYAKFHGDDRIDKKQHLIENNTNLPQPYSGPDKHLGYPALETILKLKPLFFVGTGDNVYYDTPDNPRAKTIPEMRQKWHEQFIQPRYRDLFAEVPTYWEIDDHDYRIDDGDNTGDHHPTPQEGRDMMLEQLPVAPMGDKDAKTYRTHRVSKDLQIWLPENRMYRSPNAMEDGPEKTIWGKEQRAWLQKTLKESDATYKLLISPTPMIGPDDLRKTDNHCDIGGFRHERDEFFKWLKENGLDQQNFFIVCGDRHWQYHSVDPSGFEEFSSGALVDANSRLGRKPGDPKSTDAKGEIKQPYYQDPRSGGFLEVKVTPADKEQPATLSFLFHDEKGKLLYQHDIPFKK, from the coding sequence ATGAGATTCTACTGTCTGTGCTGTCTGTTATTTGTTTTCGGTTGTGAACAATCCAAACCCACGACACCGGCGCCGGTGGTCGAGCAGGGGGAAGCGGCACCGATTCCCGATGAACAGCAGGCAGGTGATCATGATGCCGAAGCACACACGGGAGAACCACTGGCAGGGATGGGCGTTATGGTGGGAGAACTCACTCCAGACAGCGCACTGGTGCAGGTGCGTCTGACAGAGACTGACAAGCTCGTTGACAGGGATGTGAAAGGGACGTCGGGTGTGGTCCGCTTTACCCTGAACCCCGTCGCTGCTAAAGGGGGAGCGGAAATCAAAGACAATCCCCAGACAATCGAAGCGGTTGCCGATCATGATTTTATCGCCCGGGCTGCTTTTACCGGACTGGCTCCCGGAACGAAATACGAATGTAAAACAGAGATTGGCAAGACTGCCGAGCATCTACATGCTGGACCGGTGGCTCACTTTGAAACTCTGCCCGGCCCGACCCTGGCAGAACCGGTAAAGTTCGTGGTAGTGACCGGCATGAATTATGCGAAATTTCATGGCGATGACCGGATCGATAAAAAACAGCATCTGATCGAGAACAACACCAATCTTCCGCAGCCGTATTCCGGTCCCGATAAACACCTCGGGTACCCGGCACTGGAGACAATTCTGAAGCTCAAACCGCTGTTCTTCGTCGGCACCGGGGATAACGTTTACTACGATACTCCCGATAATCCCCGTGCGAAAACGATTCCTGAAATGCGACAGAAGTGGCACGAGCAGTTCATTCAGCCCCGCTATCGTGACCTGTTCGCGGAGGTGCCGACGTACTGGGAAATTGACGACCACGATTACCGCATCGACGATGGTGACAATACCGGCGATCATCACCCGACTCCCCAGGAAGGGCGGGACATGATGCTCGAACAACTGCCGGTGGCTCCTATGGGAGACAAGGATGCGAAGACGTATCGCACGCATCGGGTGAGCAAGGATCTGCAAATCTGGCTGCCGGAAAACCGGATGTACCGCAGTCCGAATGCGATGGAAGATGGTCCGGAAAAAACGATCTGGGGGAAGGAGCAGAGAGCCTGGTTGCAGAAGACGCTCAAAGAGAGTGATGCGACTTATAAACTGCTGATTTCACCCACGCCGATGATCGGTCCCGATGACCTCCGTAAAACCGACAATCATTGTGACATTGGCGGCTTTCGTCATGAGCGGGATGAATTCTTCAAGTGGCTCAAAGAGAATGGCCTGGATCAGCAGAATTTCTTCATCGTCTGCGGTGATCGACACTGGCAGTATCATTCGGTCGATCCCAGCGGTTTCGAAGAGTTTTCCTCGGGGGCTCTGGTCGATGCGAACTCACGACTGGGCCGCAAGCCCGGCGATCCAAAGTCGACCGATGCCAAGGGGGAAATCAAGCAGCCTTACTATCAGGATCCGCGGTCGGGCGGATTTCTGGAGGTGAAGGTCACGCCCGCCGACAAAGAGCAGCCGGCGACACTTTCCTTTCTGTTTCACGACGAGAAAGGAAAGCTGCTCTACCAGCATGACATTCCATTTAAGAAGTAG